DNA sequence from the Geobacter sp. AOG2 genome:
CCACGAATTTCTTGGTGGAACCCGGGCCTATGACCAGCGGCGACATAAGTGCGATCTCGTTTTCCAGGCCGAACACCTGGGCCATCAGGGCCGCATCCTTATCCACGACGACGCCGCCGAATTCGTGGCATTTTGGGCCCAGCGGCTTGATGTAGCCGACCCGGCCGTACCGCTGCCGCGCCAGATGCATCAGCGAGAGGCTGATGGTGGTCTTGCCGCAGTGTTGGCCGGTGGCGGCGATGAAGAGCTTTTTGCACATGGACGAACACTCCCTGAACGCACAAAACATACGTGTAACATCGTAAGTATAGCGATTGGGGACGTCATTACCAATCACGTATACCTGTAGACGTGTATACGGTTACGGTTGAGATTCCGGTCGGCAAAATCCGCTGACCCGGCGTCCCGCATCGTGCTATACTGGCAGCCTTATCGTGTACCTGAAGCCGTGGCGCCGTTCATGCGGCAAAGCGGCATGAGATTAGCGGCGGCGCTTGCCCCTGCTTTTCGTTTGATCCGCCGTTCAGGCGGTATGGTTTCGGGATGTAGTGATGTGAGAAAGGAGTTTCCCGTGGACAATTTACTGGATAGCGTGGAGGTACGGGTTCTTGGTTGCCTGATCGAAAAGGAGATGACCACCCCGGAATACTATCCCCTGACCCTGAATGCCCTTACCAATGCCTGCAACCAGAAATCGAATCGTGACCCGATCATGGCCCTGGCCGAGGAAGAAGTAGTCCGGGCCCTGGACGGCCTGCGCTTCAAGCAGATGGCGGTGGTGGCGGCGGACGGCGGGCGGGTGCCCAAGTACCGACATCTGCTGGCTGAAAAGCTGGGCCTGGTTCCGGCCGAGCTGGCCCTTGTGTGCGAGTTGATGGTGCGCGGTCCCCAGACTGTGGGGGAGTTGCGCACCCGGTGCGAGCGGATGCACGCCTTTGCCGACCTGACGGCGGTGGAGGAGGCGCTTGGGGAGCTGATGGGGCGCGATACACCGCTGGTGGTGCGCCTGCCGCGGCAACCGGGGAGGAAGGAATCCCGCTATGCCCAGCTTTGGAATGGCGAGCCCGAGTCCGTAGCGGGTGAAAGCGGCATGCCCCCCGAAGCGGCACGGCAGCGGGTGATGGCGGAGAATGAGCGGATTGGGAAGCTTGAAGAGGAGGTTGTGCTCCTCCGGGCGGAGGTGGCAGGTCTGCGACAGGTGGTGGAGGAGTTTAAGGCCCAGTTTGAGTAGGGGCCGGGAAATCGTTCTGCTCGGATGGCCAGAACCTCCGCTGTAGCTCCTCAACCAGCGGCGCCAGGCTCTTCCGGTCCCGGGCCGAGATGGTCAGCCCGCCTCTGGTGCGGGCAATCTGACGCACCTTGAGGAAGGCTACCGTGTCCTTCTTTTTCAGGTCATTCAGGATGTCGGCCTTGTTGAAGACCAAGAGCTCCGGTTTGTCTCCCAGTTCCAATTCGGTAAGAATGGTCCTCACCTGGGCGATCTGGTCCTCGAAGCGCGGGTTGGCCGCATCCACCACGTGCAGCAGCAGATCGGCATCCCGCAGCTCTTCCAGGGTGGCCTTGAAGGCGCCCAACAGCGACTTTGGCAGGGAACGGATGAAGCCGACCGTATCGGTGATGATCACCTCCCGTTCACGGGGGAAGCGGAGGCGGCGGGTGGAGGTGTCCAGGGTGGCGAAGAGCAGATCTTCGGTAAAGACCTCGCTCCGGGTCAGGGCGTTCAGCAGGGTGGATTTGCCGGCATTGGTGTAGCCGACGATGGAGATGATCGGCACACCGGCCTTGACCCTCTGGCGGCGGCGCTGGTCGCGGCCCCGGGACAGTTCCTTCAGCTCCCGCTCCAGGCTGGCGATGCGGTCGCGAATACGGCGGCGGTCGGTTTCCAGTTTGGTCTCACCCGGTCCGCGCCCGCCGATGCCGCCCATCAGCCGCGACATCTGCACACCCCGTCCGGTCAGGCGCGGCAGCAGGTACTTGAGCTGGGCCAGTTCCACCTGAACCTTGCCGTCCAGGCTTTTGGCCCGCCGGGCAAAGATGTCCAGGATCAACTGGCTGCGGTCGATAACCTTCAACTCGGTCATGGCCGATATGGAACGGATCTGGGCCGGCGTCAGCTCCTGATCGAAGACCAGCATGGTGGCGCCCCGCTGGAGGGCGCGGATGACCACGTCGCGCATTTTGCCCTCGCCCATCAGGAAACGGGGATTGAGGCTGCGCGGGCGCTGGATGAAGCTGTCCAGGGCCTCGATGCTGGCGGTCCTCGCCAGTTCGCGCAGTTCGGCGATGGAATCCTCCGCTTCCTGCCGCGTCCCGCTGATGGTGACGGAGATCAGGATGGCGCGCTCGACGGCGTCTCCGGCATGGGCGGCGGCGCGCATGGTGCGTTCCAGGTCGGCTTCCAGCTCGGGGATGAAGTGGGTGAGGTCCAGGTCGATGCGGTCGAGAGGCGCGGCAGGCATGGTCACGGCCGAGGGGCCGCCGTGGGCCGGGGAAAGATGGGCGATCTGGACGGAAATCTGCTGCCTGGCCGGGGTAACGAACAGGGCGGCCAGCAGGTCGAGGCGCAGCAAGGAAAGGTCGGTGATGTCGTCTTCGCTGACCGGCTCGTTCTTGAGATGCGTATGGATCAGGCGCAGTCCCCGTAGCGGATGCTTGCCCAGGGGATAGTCGCGCAGTTCCGGTATGACCAGCCCCTTTTCGTCGCCCACGACGACGTATTCCACCATGCCCTGGCGATTGACCAGGATACCGATCTGACGGCGGATGTCGGATGATAGTTCGACGAGGCGGGCGGCCAGTTCAAAGGAGCAGAACTCGGCGGGCGGGACGCGCCTCCGGTAGAGGCGTTCCAGCGCCTGAATCTGGCTTTGTTTGAGTCCTGCGAGATTGCCGTAAGGTTCTTTGATGGGAAGGCTCCGGGGAAAATCGGGTAAAGGGAGAAAAGGGGTAATCCCTGCCTTTACCTCGTTTATACGTACACCTGAATCCGTGACACCTTCACGGCTCCTCTCGCTTACCATGCCTCAGTCCGGCATTGCCAACCGTGTCTCCATGGTAGCGGAGGACGCACGGCAAAGCAGGCAAGATGCTGCATGGGCGGCGTTGGACTCCGGCCTGTCGCTCGCTCCGCCGTTCAGGCGTCACGGATTCAGGTTACAAGCCGATCACGTTATAGCCACCGTCCACGTAGTGTATTTCGCCGGTCACGCCGCTGGCCATGTCACTGCACAGGTAGACGGCGGAGCGGGCCACATCCTCCTGGGTGATGGTGCGGCGCAGGGGAGCCTTGGACTCGACGTGGTTAAGTATCTGGATGAAGCCGTTCACGCCGGAAGCGGCCAGGGTACGGATGGGCCCGGCGGAAATGGCGTTGACCCGGATGCCCTCGGGGCCCAGCGCCTCGGACAGGTAGCGTACGGAGGCCTCCAGGGCGGCCTTGGCAACGCCCATGACGTTATAGCTGGGGAATACCTTCACGGCACCATGGTAGGTAAGCGTCAGTGCCGCTCCATTGCGTCCCTGCATCAGCGGCTGGGCCGCCTTCAGGACGCCGAGGAAGGAATAGACGCTGATGTCCATGGCGGTGGCAAAACCCTCGCGGGTGGTATTGACGATGGTCCCTTTCAGTTCTTCCTTGTTGGCGAAGGCCACGGCATGGATGATGATGTCGATGCCGTCCCACCGCTTGCCCAGTTCCGTGAATACCGCCGCGATCTCGTCGTCGCTGGTGACGTTGCACGGAAGGATCGCTGCGGCGTTCAACGATTCCGCCAGGGGTCGGACCCTTTTTTCGATCGCCTCATTGGCATAGGTAACGGCCAGCTCGGCGCCCTGTTCATGAAAAGCCCGGGCAATGGCCCAGGCAATGCTTTTTTCGTTTGCAACCCCGAAAATTACTACTTTTTTGCCCTGCAACAACGGCATCTCGTATGTCCTCCGATTCATATTGGTGCGGTGAATACTATCGTAAAAAGGTTGTTCAGGCAAGGGTGGGGGAGGCGGGCGCATCATCCGGCCGGCCTTCGCCCTGCGTCGTGGCGTCCGGAACAGGCGGAGCATGTTCGGCTGCAACGGGCCGGTCAACCTGTCGGAGTACCGCCAGCCGGGCTTCCACCTCCCCCAGCCGTTTTTCGATACGCTCCATCACTTCCAGCGTGCGGTCCTGTTTCCCCTTGATGGCGAACACCACGAACGGCATAATGAGCCAGATGACCGCTAAAAAGAAGCCGATAATGCTCATCATCACCATGAAACCGCCAAATATTTCCATGTGTTCTCCGATACAGCGTAATAGCTGAACATCTATATCATAGCGCGGAAAAAATGTTAAGGTGAAAGTACCGGATAGTGCCGTATGACCGGTGTGATTTGCACGATTGATGCTATTTTGCGGCTGAGAACAAAAAGCGGTGAATAATTGTCGCGAAATGTGGTAAGTTATAACGATTTAATAGGTAACAGGTGAATGTGTGACGCTTATTCCCATAACCTCCCCCCGGTTTATCGACGCTGAGTCGCTGGCTTCCATGCCGGCCTGGAACGAGATCTTTGGTAACGGCAATCCCCTGGCGCTGGAGATCGGATGCGGTACGGGGCATTTCGTGGCCCAGATGGCGCAGTTGCACCCCGACTGGAACTTCATAGCCGTGGACTATTACAATAAGGGGTGCCTGAAGACCTCCAAACGGGTCGATAAGGCCGGGCTGGACAACGTGCGGGTCGTCCGCGCCGAAGCGCGCTCCTTTATGGAACGCTGCATCCCCCGCCGTTCGTTGCAGGCGGTCGTCATCAACTGCCCCGATCCATGGCCCAAAAAGCGACACCGCAAGCGGCGGCTGGTCAATGGGGAATTCGTCGGCTACCTGTCGGAATTCATGCTGCCCGGTGGCGATTTTCATTTCGCCACCGATTTCGACGACTACGGCGAGGACGTGGCCCGGCTGATGCCGGAGATGCCCGGCTTCGTCAATGTCCTCTCTCCCGATCCTTATCGGCATGCCCTTGAAGGCTATCCGCTTTCCAAGTACATGCTCAAGTTCATGGATGCCGGCAAGCAGATTTACTTTATCCATTACCGCAGAGTTTCATAACAGGGCGCCGAAAACGGGGGTAAAGCCATGGAGGAATCCAGAACGGACAAGGAAATCAGCTTTTTCAGGCCGCGCGGAACCGCCATGCGTGGCGAGGTTCGGGTTATCTGGCTGGTTCTCGCGGGTTGGTTTGTCGCCATCGTCGGCACCCAGGCATTTGTTTACCTGCTGGAGGTCAACTATTCCGAGTTGCTGCTCAACGAGATGACCTTCTTCAATCTTCCCATCCATTTCTGGCTGACCGGCCAGTTGTTGCCGCTCTGGTTTATCATCCTCTGCGTACTTTTCAATATCTGGATGGACCGCCATGCGGCCCGCCGTCTGGACGGGGCTCTGCGCTTCCGCATCCGTTCCGGCCGGGAGGAGGACTAAATGGCCGAATCCGCGGTACAGCTCGTGCCCCTGGCCATCGTGGTCGGGATGTTTGCCCTGTTCATTGCTTCGGGATTGCGTACCAGCAGCAGGCAGGCGTCGGAATACGGCGTTGCCGGCGGGTACACCGGGCGGATCGGCATCGGCGCTGCCATCGCCAGCAACTGGATGAGCGCCGCCAGCTTTCTGGGATTGGCCGGCATGTTCTACCTCAAGGGGTACTACGCCATGGCCTTCGTGGTCGGCTGGACCGGAGGCTACGTGTTGCTGCTGGTGCTGATGGCCACGCAGATCCGGCGCTTCGGCAAGTACACGGCTCCCGATTTCGTCGGTTTTCGCTATGAATCCGAGGCCGCCCGTACCCTGGCGGCAATCATTGCCATTGTTATCACCATCATCTACGGTGTCGCCCAGTTCCGCGGCATTGCCCTGATCGTCTCATGGCTGTTCGGGATTGCCTATACCCCGGCGGTGATCGTCGGTGCCGCGCTGGTGGTGGGGTTCGTGGTCGTATCCGGCGCCCTCGGGGTCGCGCGGAATCAGAAACTGCAGTATTTCGTGCTGATCACCGCCTTTATCCTGCCGCTGATGCTCATGGCCCGCAAGCTGGGGTATTTCTGGATACTCCCCCAGTTCGGCTACGGTGCTGCCATCCGCGACCTGCAACAGCAATTCGGCTTTGCCTGGTCGGAGCCGTTCGCCACGGTATCGTCCTTCCACTGGCTGGCGCTCTGCTTTACCCTCATGTTCGGCACGGCCGGCCTGCCCCACGTGCTCTCCCGCTTCTACATGGTACCCGGTATCCGTGACGCCCGCTGGGGGGTGGTATGGGGATTGTTCTTCATCGCCCTCATCTACTGGTCGGCCCCGGCCTATGGCGTCCTGGCCAGGCTGTTCGAGGCGCGCGGCGGCATCGTACTGAACAGCACCGACCCGATGGTGGCGGATATGGCCGTGCTTTCCGCCGTACGTTACAGCGGCCTGCCCCTCTGGTGCATCGGCCTGTTGGCCGCCGGCGGGATGAGCGCCGCCTTTTCCACGGTAGCGGGCCTGCTCCTGACCGGTTCGGCCTCATTTTCCTACGATATCTATCCCCGCCTGATCAGACCGAATGCCAGTGAGGTGGACAAGGTCTACGCAGCCAAGGGTTTTTTTCTGGCCCTGGCCGTGATCGTCATGGCATTGTCCCTCAGGCCGTGGGGTATGATCGCCGAGATTGCGGCCCTGGCCTTTGCCTTGGCCGGCAACACCATCTTTCCCGCCTTTCTGTTGGGAATCTGGTGGGGCAGGGCTAACGCCGCCGGGGTCATCAGCGGGATGCTGGCCGGGGTAGTGATCACCTTTGTCCCCTTCATGGCCGGGGCTCTGCCGTTTCTCTCCGCTCTGCCGCCCGCCACCTCGTCGGCCTTCATCGGCGCGCCGCTGGTGATCCTGGTCATGGTGGCGGTTTCGCTCCTGACATCCCCTCCGAGTGAAGAGATCAGGCGCTTTCTGGCCCGCAACGTACATGACACTACGGAGGAGTGATGGCGGTCCTGGTCACGTCAAAAAGTGGCGATATCAGTGCCTGCCGGGCTGCCGGAGAGTTTGGCGCCGATTTTCGCCAAGCGCTTCTGGAACGGAGTGTTTCGTGCCGCTCCGAGGAGGCGGAAGGGCTGTTTGACGAGGCCTGCCAAGCCCTTGAAACCCTTGCCGCCGCCAATGACGAACGTGTGGCGCGGCTTGAGCGGATTGTCGACCAGACGGCGGCAAGCGCGGACCCTGTCCGTCTTGGGGAACTTTGCGACGACTTCTATGCCGAACTCTACGACCATTTTGGCTGCTACGGTTCCGCCGTGGCCTTTTATCATTTCAGCACGCACTTTTTGCACGCTCTGGCCGGTTCCTTGCACCGTTATGCCCTGAAACGGCTCGGCCCCTCCGGCAAGCGGCTGCCCGACATGATGCCCCTGGCGCTGGGTCCGGCCGGCCGCCGGGAATTCTCACCCTTCTGTCCGTTGCAGGTGGCGTTGGTCTTCGGGCGGGCCGCTAATGGCGACTTGGACGAGGTTTCCCGTTACTGCGACATTCTCCAGGAGGGCTTTGCAACGTGCGGCCTGCGTGTTAACGGCGATATCGCTCTCGTGAATTCCTCCTGGCGGGGGAGCCTGCCGGAGTGGAGCCGGCGTTTGGAGCAGGGCTTGGCGCGGGGCAAGCGACGGGAGTTGGTCGAACTGCTCAGGTGGGCCGATCACGAGGCCCTTCTGCAAACCCCGGCGATGGAGGGGGAATTCAGGGCTTTGGTGCTGTCGCAGCTCCAGCAGAGCCGCCGTGCCATAGGCGACCTTGTCTCCCGTCTGTTGGACCTGTCCAACGGCCTGGGTATCATGGGGGGCTGGCGCCTTGAGAGGGGCGGTCCGTACAGCGGGCTGTTCAGATTGTTCGAGCATGGCCTTCTGCCGCTCTCGGCTACGGTTACCGCACTGGCCCTGATCAACCGGGTCGATGCCGTAGAAATCCCCCAGCGCATCCGGGCGCTGCTCGTGCACCGGGCATTGGATGTGGATGCTGCCGAACGATTGCTGCAATCCTGGCATACCCTGAACGAGTTGCGGCTGATGCGGGAACGGGAGATGTTTCCGGGCCGGGATAGCGCGGCGGCCATGTATCTGGATGTTGCCGCCCTGGACGAAAAAACGCGCTTGATGCTCAGGGAAGCGCTGGAGACCATCGACAACGTCCAGCGGCGGGTGAGCGCCGCCTATCGCGTGGTCGAAGAGTAGGCCTCATGCTGATCTCCCTCTCCACAGGAAGTCTCTTCACGCTTCCGCTTCCGCGGGTCTTCGAGCTTGCGGCGGCGGCCGGCTTCGATGGTGTGGAACTGATCATCAGCCAGGACTTCCAGAAGATCAATCCGGTCAAGCTGATCAGATCCCTTCAGCAGATAACGGTGATCCACTCCATCCATGCGCCCTTCATGCCGCTGGACGGCTGGGGCGGTCCGGCTGATTCGTTGCGGCGGAGCGTGAGCCTGGCGGCGGAATGCGGCATTCCGCTGGTGAACTTTCACCCGCCGTCATGGATGGGACTGGAGATTACGTATTGGCGCTGGCTCTACAGTGTGACGGATTTTCAGAAGGTCGTGGGAATGGACGGCCAGGTGGCCGTTACTATCGAGAACATGCCGTGGGTCGGCAGGATGAAGATAAACCCCAACATTCTATCCGCCACCCACCGGATGATCGAGTTTATCCGTGATCACAACCTGTTCATGACCTTCGACTGCACCCATATGGGATCGGGTAAGGCCAATTTCATCAATGACTTTTATCTGTTCTATGAAACCGGCCGTATCAGGAACATCCATTTTTCCGATTACGGGCAGGGACGTGAGCATCTTTTGCCGGGGCACGGCATGCTGCCGCTGACCCGCTTCCTGAACCACTTGCGAAACACCGATTATCAGAGTACGGTAACGCTGGAGCTTGATCCGTCCGAATTTCCCAAAGCGGAGCATATCATCCTGGAAAGCTTGAAGGAAATCCTGATGTACCTTCGTGCCGAAACCAGCAAGCAAAACGATGCGGTACTGAACTACGACCGGGGTTTCCAAGCCGTTCCCATGCCCGAGGGGGAGTAGCCCCCGCGCGACGGCGGCATATCCGGTTTGTTCTATCTTTTTTCCGAGTGACCATCCTGCATGTCTGACAAATATATCGAAAAAACCTTTATCTACCTTCTGGTAATCTCCGTGGCGCTGCATGTCGGCATGTTTGCGTTGATATACTATCTGCCCCACGAACAAAAACCGCCTCCCAAGGAACCGGTCTTCATCGACCTGCAGCAGATGCCGGAACCGAAGCCGCAGATGGCGCCACGGCAACAGGAGACAAAACGTTTCTCCGAGCAACGGCAGCGTGTTCCGAAAGAGATGGCTCCCCGGGGGAATGCCCCCCGGGACAGCTTCGGGCCGGCGCCACGGCCGGCCGCAAGGCCGCAACCCCAGGAGGCCGGGAAGAGCGCACAACGTCAAGCCCCTCCGGCCAGACAGGCCCTGCCGTTGCCTTCGAAACGCCAGGAAGCCCCGCTGACACCCGGTTCGTCGGTGGCGAGCCTGCTCAGGCCGAAGTCCCAGAGCGTACCGCAGATCGCCCGGCCCCAGCTTTTTCCGGGCGCGCAACGTCTGGCCAAACTGGAAGAGGGGTATCGTCGCAAATTCGAGAACGACGTGGCCGAAGGGGATACCCGTTTCCTCAACAGCGACGATATCCAGTTCGGTTCATTCCTCCGCCGGTTCGAGACCGCCGTGTACGGCGTCTGGCGTTATCCGCAGGAGGCGGCCCAGAACGGGATCGAGGGCGTGACGCCGGTACGGATAACCTTCAACCGGCACGGCGAGATCACCAAGGTGGAGTTGCTGGAAAGTTCCGGCGCTCGGATACTGGATGACGAGGTCATGCGCACCCTGCGCGCCATCGGTCCGGTGGGGTCGTTCCCCCGGAACTACGACAAGGAAGAGTTCCACTTGATCGCGTTTTTCCAGTACGGCGGCGCAAGAAAGTCGCTGCGATGACCCGGCGCGGTTTCCTCCTGGCCGCTCCCCAGAGCGGTTCCGGCAAGACCACCGTGGCCCTGGCCGTCATGGCGGCCTTCAGGCGTCGCGGGATGGCGGTTGCGCCCTTCAAGTGCGGGCCCGATTTCATCGACCCCGGTTATCACCGCCTGGTCACCGGTCGCCCCTCCGTCAACCTGGACGGCTGGATGTGCCCCGAACCGTTCGTGGCCGGTACCTTCCGGCTGCATGCGAGCGGAGCCGACGTGGCGGTGGTGGAGGGGGTGATGGGGCTGTTCGACGGCATCGGCCACGCGCCCATGGAGGGGAGCAGCGCCCAGGTGGCCGCCGTTTGCGGCCTGCCGGTGGTACTGGTGGTCAATGCCCGCGGCATGGCGGCCAGTGCGGCGGCGTTGGTCAAAGGGTTCGTCGGGTACGACGAACGCGTCAGGATTGCCGGCGTGATCTTCAACAATGTGGGAAGTCCGTCCCACGGAGAATTGCTGTGCCGGTCCGTGGCAACGGCGCTGC
Encoded proteins:
- a CDS encoding YceH family protein, coding for MVSGCSDVRKEFPVDNLLDSVEVRVLGCLIEKEMTTPEYYPLTLNALTNACNQKSNRDPIMALAEEEVVRALDGLRFKQMAVVAADGGRVPKYRHLLAEKLGLVPAELALVCELMVRGPQTVGELRTRCERMHAFADLTAVEEALGELMGRDTPLVVRLPRQPGRKESRYAQLWNGEPESVAGESGMPPEAARQRVMAENERIGKLEEEVVLLRAEVAGLRQVVEEFKAQFE
- the hflX gene encoding GTPase HflX; translated protein: MVSERSREGVTDSGVRINEVKAGITPFLPLPDFPRSLPIKEPYGNLAGLKQSQIQALERLYRRRVPPAEFCSFELAARLVELSSDIRRQIGILVNRQGMVEYVVVGDEKGLVIPELRDYPLGKHPLRGLRLIHTHLKNEPVSEDDITDLSLLRLDLLAALFVTPARQQISVQIAHLSPAHGGPSAVTMPAAPLDRIDLDLTHFIPELEADLERTMRAAAHAGDAVERAILISVTISGTRQEAEDSIAELRELARTASIEALDSFIQRPRSLNPRFLMGEGKMRDVVIRALQRGATMLVFDQELTPAQIRSISAMTELKVIDRSQLILDIFARRAKSLDGKVQVELAQLKYLLPRLTGRGVQMSRLMGGIGGRGPGETKLETDRRRIRDRIASLERELKELSRGRDQRRRQRVKAGVPIISIVGYTNAGKSTLLNALTRSEVFTEDLLFATLDTSTRRLRFPREREVIITDTVGFIRSLPKSLLGAFKATLEELRDADLLLHVVDAANPRFEDQIAQVRTILTELELGDKPELLVFNKADILNDLKKKDTVAFLKVRQIARTRGGLTISARDRKSLAPLVEELQRRFWPSEQNDFPAPTQTGP
- a CDS encoding enoyl-ACP reductase encodes the protein MPLLQGKKVVIFGVANEKSIAWAIARAFHEQGAELAVTYANEAIEKRVRPLAESLNAAAILPCNVTSDDEIAAVFTELGKRWDGIDIIIHAVAFANKEELKGTIVNTTREGFATAMDISVYSFLGVLKAAQPLMQGRNGAALTLTYHGAVKVFPSYNVMGVAKAALEASVRYLSEALGPEGIRVNAISAGPIRTLAASGVNGFIQILNHVESKAPLRRTITQEDVARSAVYLCSDMASGVTGEIHYVDGGYNVIGL
- the trmB gene encoding tRNA (guanosine(46)-N7)-methyltransferase TrmB gives rise to the protein MPAWNEIFGNGNPLALEIGCGTGHFVAQMAQLHPDWNFIAVDYYNKGCLKTSKRVDKAGLDNVRVVRAEARSFMERCIPRRSLQAVVINCPDPWPKKRHRKRRLVNGEFVGYLSEFMLPGGDFHFATDFDDYGEDVARLMPEMPGFVNVLSPDPYRHALEGYPLSKYMLKFMDAGKQIYFIHYRRVS
- a CDS encoding DUF4212 domain-containing protein; protein product: MEESRTDKEISFFRPRGTAMRGEVRVIWLVLAGWFVAIVGTQAFVYLLEVNYSELLLNEMTFFNLPIHFWLTGQLLPLWFIILCVLFNIWMDRHAARRLDGALRFRIRSGREED
- a CDS encoding cation acetate symporter, with amino-acid sequence MAESAVQLVPLAIVVGMFALFIASGLRTSSRQASEYGVAGGYTGRIGIGAAIASNWMSAASFLGLAGMFYLKGYYAMAFVVGWTGGYVLLLVLMATQIRRFGKYTAPDFVGFRYESEAARTLAAIIAIVITIIYGVAQFRGIALIVSWLFGIAYTPAVIVGAALVVGFVVVSGALGVARNQKLQYFVLITAFILPLMLMARKLGYFWILPQFGYGAAIRDLQQQFGFAWSEPFATVSSFHWLALCFTLMFGTAGLPHVLSRFYMVPGIRDARWGVVWGLFFIALIYWSAPAYGVLARLFEARGGIVLNSTDPMVADMAVLSAVRYSGLPLWCIGLLAAGGMSAAFSTVAGLLLTGSASFSYDIYPRLIRPNASEVDKVYAAKGFFLALAVIVMALSLRPWGMIAEIAALAFALAGNTIFPAFLLGIWWGRANAAGVISGMLAGVVITFVPFMAGALPFLSALPPATSSAFIGAPLVILVMVAVSLLTSPPSEEIRRFLARNVHDTTEE
- a CDS encoding putative nucleotidyltransferase substrate binding domain-containing protein translates to MAVLVTSKSGDISACRAAGEFGADFRQALLERSVSCRSEEAEGLFDEACQALETLAAANDERVARLERIVDQTAASADPVRLGELCDDFYAELYDHFGCYGSAVAFYHFSTHFLHALAGSLHRYALKRLGPSGKRLPDMMPLALGPAGRREFSPFCPLQVALVFGRAANGDLDEVSRYCDILQEGFATCGLRVNGDIALVNSSWRGSLPEWSRRLEQGLARGKRRELVELLRWADHEALLQTPAMEGEFRALVLSQLQQSRRAIGDLVSRLLDLSNGLGIMGGWRLERGGPYSGLFRLFEHGLLPLSATVTALALINRVDAVEIPQRIRALLVHRALDVDAAERLLQSWHTLNELRLMREREMFPGRDSAAAMYLDVAALDEKTRLMLREALETIDNVQRRVSAAYRVVEE
- a CDS encoding sugar phosphate isomerase/epimerase, translating into MLISLSTGSLFTLPLPRVFELAAAAGFDGVELIISQDFQKINPVKLIRSLQQITVIHSIHAPFMPLDGWGGPADSLRRSVSLAAECGIPLVNFHPPSWMGLEITYWRWLYSVTDFQKVVGMDGQVAVTIENMPWVGRMKINPNILSATHRMIEFIRDHNLFMTFDCTHMGSGKANFINDFYLFYETGRIRNIHFSDYGQGREHLLPGHGMLPLTRFLNHLRNTDYQSTVTLELDPSEFPKAEHIILESLKEILMYLRAETSKQNDAVLNYDRGFQAVPMPEGE
- a CDS encoding energy transducer TonB is translated as MSDKYIEKTFIYLLVISVALHVGMFALIYYLPHEQKPPPKEPVFIDLQQMPEPKPQMAPRQQETKRFSEQRQRVPKEMAPRGNAPRDSFGPAPRPAARPQPQEAGKSAQRQAPPARQALPLPSKRQEAPLTPGSSVASLLRPKSQSVPQIARPQLFPGAQRLAKLEEGYRRKFENDVAEGDTRFLNSDDIQFGSFLRRFETAVYGVWRYPQEAAQNGIEGVTPVRITFNRHGEITKVELLESSGARILDDEVMRTLRAIGPVGSFPRNYDKEEFHLIAFFQYGGARKSLR